In Acetomicrobium sp. S15 = DSM 107314, the following proteins share a genomic window:
- the aroF gene encoding 3-deoxy-7-phosphoheptulonate synthase: MKRVVVKMRKSATKLEVAQALRLMECRNLEARFVNHPDGCMVVAEGEVRDLSWLEDLAGVEEVVETKSAFPLASLDVRTTPTTVSLAPGVWIGGGEVAVIAGPCAVEDRDQILTTAESVKASGAKALRGGAYKPRTNPYSFQGLGSEGISLLEEARSLTGLPIVTEVMAPEDVEWLLPHVDVFQVGSRNMQNFSLLKTLGRVDKPVLLKRGMMATIDEWLQAAEYVLAGGNSNVILCERGIRCFEKRTRNVLDLSAVPLIKSLSHLPIVVDPSHGTGCRNLVPSMSLAAIAAGADGLIVEVHPNPEKALSDGDQSLTLSEFALLMEAVRQLASVLPGRAKEEVLCSSASVA, encoded by the coding sequence ATGAAAAGAGTGGTAGTGAAGATGAGAAAGAGCGCGACGAAATTGGAAGTGGCTCAAGCGTTGCGGTTGATGGAGTGCAGAAACTTAGAAGCCCGCTTCGTCAATCATCCGGATGGGTGCATGGTAGTTGCGGAGGGGGAGGTAAGGGACCTCTCTTGGCTGGAAGATTTGGCGGGGGTGGAGGAGGTTGTCGAGACCAAATCGGCCTTTCCCTTGGCGAGCCTCGATGTGAGGACGACGCCCACGACAGTTTCTCTCGCACCAGGCGTGTGGATTGGCGGCGGCGAGGTGGCCGTGATCGCCGGGCCCTGTGCCGTGGAGGATAGGGATCAGATTTTGACGACGGCTGAATCGGTAAAAGCATCAGGCGCCAAGGCTTTAAGGGGCGGGGCATACAAACCCAGGACAAACCCTTATTCGTTCCAGGGCCTCGGAAGCGAAGGCATATCGCTCTTGGAGGAGGCGCGATCTCTCACTGGGCTTCCGATCGTTACGGAAGTTATGGCCCCTGAGGACGTGGAGTGGCTCCTGCCTCACGTGGATGTCTTTCAGGTGGGTTCGAGGAATATGCAAAACTTTTCTCTCCTGAAGACGTTGGGCAGGGTGGACAAGCCGGTCTTGCTCAAGCGCGGCATGATGGCCACCATAGACGAGTGGCTCCAGGCAGCTGAGTACGTATTGGCCGGTGGAAATTCTAACGTCATCTTATGCGAGCGCGGCATACGCTGCTTTGAAAAGCGCACCCGTAACGTTTTAGATCTCAGCGCGGTTCCTCTTATAAAATCACTGAGCCACCTCCCCATCGTAGTGGATCCGAGTCATGGCACCGGATGCAGAAACCTCGTCCCGAGCATGAGCCTGGCTGCGATCGCTGCGGGCGCCGATGGCCTGATCGTAGAGGTTCACCCCAACCCAGAGAAGGCCTTGAGCGACGGCGATCAGTCTTTGACGCTCTCTGAGTTCGCATTGCTCATGGAAGCCGTGAGACAGCTCGCTTCTGTCCTGCCCGGACGGGCAAAGGAGGAGGTTTTATGCAGCTCCGCTTCGGTAGCGTAG